GAGGGAGCAGACGGTGATGCCGAACTGGGCCGCGGCCATCATCCGGGGCAGGTTCTCCAGCCCGTGCAGCACCTGGCGGGCCCGCTTGGAGGAGGCCGCGAGGGGCTCGATCTGGCTGCGGCGGACGGAGACGAGCGCGAACTCGGCGCCGACGAAGAAGCCGTTGGCCAGGACGAGGAGCAGGGCGAAGAGCAGTTGGAGCGCGATCACCGCAGGACCGCCATCTCGCGCCGTCCGTCGGCGCCGGTGGCGCTGTCGTCCGTGGCGCCCTCGGCCGTACGGACGAGGCGGACCCGTTCGGCGCGGTAGCGGCCGACCTGGCGGACGGAGAGCTTCCAGCCGGGCAGTTCGGCCCGGTCCCCGGGAGCGGGGATCCGGCCGAGCAGGTCGGCGACGAGCCCGGCGACGGTCTCGTAGGGCCCTTCGGGCACTTCGAGGCCTATCCGGCGCAGGGTGTGGACCCGGCAGCTGCCGTCCGCCTCCCAGGAGGGACGGCCGTCCTCGGCGGGCACGGCGGCCAGCTCCGGGGTGTCGTCCTCGGCGAGGTCGTGCTCGTCGCGGACCTCGCCGACGAGTTCCTCCACGATGTCCTCCAGGGTGACGACGCCGGCGGTGCCGCCGTATTCGTCGACGACGACGGCCATCGGCTGTTCGCTGCGCAGCCGCTCCAGCAGCGGCTGCACCGGCAGGGAGCCGGGCACCAGCAGCGGGGCGACGCAGATCCGGCCCACGGTGGTGCGGGCGCGCTCGGACTCGGGCACGGCGAGGGCGTCCTTGAGGTGGACCACGCCGGTGATCTCGTCGATGCGCTCGCGGTAGACCGGGAAGCGGGACAGGCCGGTGGCCCGGGTCAGGTTGAGCACGTCGGCCGCGGTGGCGGTGTGCTGGAGGGCACTGACCTTCACCCGGGGGGTCATGACGTGCTGGGCGGTCAGGTCGCCGAGCGAGAGGGTCCGTACGAAGAGGTCGGCGGTGTCCTGTTCCAGGGCGCCCGCCTGGGCCGAATGACGGACCAGGGAGACCAGTTCGCCCGGGGTGCGGGCGGAGGCCATCTCGTCGGCGGGTTCCACGCCCAGCGCCCGGACGAGCCGGTTGGCGACGGCGTTGAGGCCGGCGATGACCGGCCGGAAGGCGCGGGAGAAGACGTCCTGGGGACCGGCCACGATGCGGGCCACCTGGAGCGGCCGGGAGACCGCCCAGTTCTTGGGGACCAGCTCGCCGACGACCATCTGGACGGCGGAGGCGAGCAGCATGCCGGTGAGGACGGCGATCCCGGTGACCGCCCCGCGGGGCAGTCCGGTCGCGGTGAGCGGCCCGGTGAACAGCCCGGCGAGGGCGGGTTCGGCGAGCATGCCGACCACGAGGGAGGTGAGGGTGATGCCGAGCTGGGTTCCGGAGAGCTGGAACGACAGCTCCCGCAGGGCCTTGACGACCGTACGGGCGCGTTTGTCGCCGTCGGCGGCGGCGCGTTCGGCCTCGGGTCTCTCCACCGTGACGAGGCCGAATTCGGCCGCCACGAAGAAACCGTTGGCGAGGATCAGGGCGAATGCCGCCACGAGCAGGAGTAGCGGGGTGGTCATGCCGCCGCCTCCGGGGGGAGGGCGGCGCGGGTACTACCGGACGATCCGTCCATTGCTGGAGGGAGTCACTCCTCAAGTCGCAGGTACCCACGGGCCGCGTTGTCCCGGGGCCGGTGGGAGGGCGCGTGCGTGCGCCCCGCCACCAGGGTAGTCATTGAGATCCCGGCCGCAATGGCACTCAGCCGCCGAGCGGGCCGCTGCCGTGGTTCTCGGCCAGCGCGCGCAGCGCCCGCGCGTCGCCGATCGCCTGCTCCTTGGCCACTCCGGGCTGGATCCCGAGGGCGGGCAGGCTGGTGCCGTCGCTGAGGTCGAGGAACACCCACGGGTCGCCGGGCCGGAGGTTGACGCGCAGGATCTGCGCCCATTCCAGCCGTCGGGTGGTGGTGAGGTTGACGACCGTGACGCCGCTGTCGTCCGCGACCACCTTGGGGCGGCTGAGCAGGACCAGGACGGAGGCGAACAGGGCGGCGGTGATGACGAAGCTGAGCCGTTCGCCGCCGCCGAGGTCCGGCAGGATCATGCCGATCACCGAGATGGTGACGAACATGACGAGCCCGACGCCCAGCAGGACCACCCGGGTGCGGGTCGGCCGGAAGGTGACCGGCAGGGCGGGCAGTACGGGCTGGGCGGCGGACTCGCTCATGGGGTGCTCGGTTCTACGAAAGGACGTACGGCGTACGGATGGGCGTACCGGGCGATCCGGCGGGGCCGGTTCGCGGACGGATCAGAGCCGGCAGGCGTGGATCGAGGTGGTGAGGATCGCGCGCGCGCCCAGCTCGTACAGGTCGTCCATGATCCGCTGGGCCTCCTTGGCCGGGACCATGGCACGGACGGCGACCCAGCCCTCGTTGTGCAGCGGGGAGACCGTCGGCGACTCCAGGCCCGGGGTGAGGGCCACCGCGCGCTCCAGGTGCTCGGCGCGGCAGTCGTAGTCCATCATCACGTAGCTGCGGGCCACCAGGACGCCCTGGAGGCGGCGCAGGAACTGCTGGGCCTGCGGGTCGTCCGGGTCGGTGGTGCTGCCCCGGATGACCACGGCCTCGGAGGTCATGATCGGCTCGCCGATGACCTCCAGGCCGGCGTTGCGCAGGCTGGTGCCGGTCTCGACGACGTCCGCGATGATCTGGGCGACGCCGAGCTGGATGGCGGTCTCGACCGCGCCGTCGAGGTGCACGACGGAGGCGTCGATGCCCTTCTCGGCGAGGTGCTTGGCGACGATGCCCTCGTAGGAGGTGGCGATCGTCATGCCGGTGAAGTCCTCGGGGCCCTTCGCCGTGCCGGGGATGGTGGCGTAGCGGAAGGTGGACCGGCCGAAGTTCAGCGGCAGGATCTCCTCGGCGCTGGCGCCGGAGTCGAGCAGCAGGTCGCGGCCGGTGATGCCGATGTCGAGCTTGCCGGAGGACACGTAGATCGCGATGTCCTTGGGGCGGAGGTAGAAGAACTCCACCTCGTTCTCGGGGTCGACGACCACGAGCTCCTTGGACTCCTTGCGCATCCGGTAGCCGGCCTCATGGAGCATCGCCGACGCCGGTCCGGAGAGGGAACCCTTGTTGGGGACGGCGATGCGCAGCATGGGGCTTCCTTTGGTGCGTGGGTGCGAAAAAGGGGTGTGTGCGTGCGGGCCGGTCTAGAGGTGGGCGTAGACGTCGTCGAGGGAGATCCCGCGCGCGACCATCATCACCTGGACGTGGTAGAGCAGCTGCGAGATCTCCTCGGCGGCGGCTTCCTTGCCCTCGTACTCGGCGGCCATCCAGACTTCGGCGGCCTCCTCGACGACCTTCTTGCCGATGGCATGGACTCCCTTGCCGACCAGCTCGGCGGTGCGGGAGGTGCTCGGGTCGCCGTTGGCTGCCTTGAGCTGGAGCTCGGTGAAGAGCGCCTCGAAGGTCTTGGGTGTGTTCGCCATGATGGTCCTCAGAATAGAGGGTCCGCCCCTGCCGGTTAGCGCCAGGGTTCGCTGACGGTGCGCAGGGTCATGGCGGTGGCGACGGCGGCGGTGACCGCTTCGTGCCCCTTGTCCTCGTTCGACCCTTCGAGGCCGGCGCGGTCCAGCGCCTGCTCGTCGTTGTCGCAGGTCAGTACGCCGAAGCCGACGGGGACTCCGGTGTCGAGCGATACCTGCACCAGGCCCTGGGTGACGCCTTGGCACACGTACTCGAAGTGCGGGGTGCCGCCGCGGATGACCACTCCGAGGGCGACGATGGCATCGTAGCCGCGACCGGCCAGTACCTTCGCCACCACCGGCAGCTCGAAGCTGCCCGGGACGCGCAGCAGGGTGGGCTCGTCGATGCCCAGCTCGTGCAGGGCGCGCAGGGCGCCGTCGACGAGGCCGTCCATGACCTTCTCGTGCCACTGGGCCGCGATCACGGCCACCCGCAGGTCTCCGCAGTTCTTGACACTCAGTTCGGGTGCGCCCTTGCCGCTCACAGCTCTCCTCGGTGCGTTGGTTCTTTTTCGCTTGCGTTGTCTGTCAGATGTCGGGTGCTGCTGGTGTTGCTGGTGTTGCTGGTTCAGGTGTTACTGGTTGCCGCAGGCCGAGACGGACGCCACGCCGTCGAGCCAGGGCAGGTCGTGCCCCATCCGGTCCCGCTTGGTGCGCAGGTACCGCAGGTTGTGCTCGCCCGTCTCGGTCGGCATGGCCTCGCGGCTGACGACCTCGATGCCGTGCCGGACCAGGGCCTCGGCCTTCTGGGGGTTGTTCGTCATCAGGCGGGTGCTGCGCACCCCCAGGTCGGCGAGCATCTGGGCGCCCGCCCCGTAGTCGCGGGCGTCGGCGGGCAGGCCCAGCTCCAGGTTGGCGTCCAGGGTGTCGCGGCCGCGCTCCTGGAGTTCGTACGCGCGCAGCTTGGCCAGCAGGCCGATGCCGCGGCCCTCGTGGCCGCGCAGGTAGACGACGACCCCGCGGCCCTCGGCCTTGATCCGCTCCATGGAGGCGTGCAGCTGGGGGCCGCAGTCGCAGCGCTGGGACTGGAAGATGTCGCCGGTCAGGCACTCGGAGTGCATCCGGGTCAGGACGTCGCGGCCGTCCCCGATGTCCCCGTGGACCAGGGCGATGTGCTCGACCCCGTCGACGGTGGAGCGGTAGCCGTACGCCGTGAAGTGCCCGAAGGCGGTCGGCAGGCTGACCTCGGCCTCGCGGCGCACGGTCGGCTCGGCGGAGCGGCGGTAGGCGACCAGGTCCTCGATGGAGATGATCGTCAGGCCGTGCTTGCGGGCGAAGGGGATCAGCTCGGGCAGCCGGAGCATGACCCCGTCCTCACCGGCGATCTCGACGATCGCGCCCGCCGGGCGCAGGCCCGCGAGGCGGGCGAGGTCGACGGCGGCCTCGGTGTGGCCGTTGCGGACCAGGACGCCGCCGGGCTTGGCGCGCAGCGGGAAGACGTGGCCCGGGCGGACGAAGTCGTCCGCGGTGGACGCGCCGCTCGCCAGCAGCCGCAGGGTGGTGGCGCGGTCGGCGGCGGAGATGCCGGTGGAGACGCCGTGCGCGGCGCTCGCGTCGACGGAGACGGTGAAGGCGGTCTGCATCGACTCGGTGTTGCGCGCCACCATCTGCGGCAGTTCCAGGCGGTCCAGCTCGGGACCCTCCATGGGCGCGCAGATCAGGCCGCGGCACTCGCTCATCATGAACGCGATGATCTCGGGGGTGGCCATCTCGGCCGCGATGACGAGGTCGCCCTCGTTCTCGCGGTTCTCGTCGTCCACCACGACGACCGGGCGGCCCGCCGCGATGTCGCGGATCGCCTGCTCGACCGGGTCGAGCAGGAAGGACTCGGTGTCGCTCTCGTTGGGCACGGGCTTGAGGGTCATGCCGTTGCTCCTTCCAGGGCCGGTGCGTCGGTGGTGGTGCGCGAGCGCTGGTACCAGTCGTAGGCGCCCCACAGCACGAGGGCGAAGTAGACGACGTAGACGAGGCCCGAGAAGACCAGACCGCTCTGGAATGCGAGCGGAACGCCGACGAGGTCGACCAGCAGCCACGCGAACCAGAACTCGACGAGACCGCGGGCCTGGGCCACCATCGCCACGATGGTGCCGACGAAGATGTAGGCGTCCGCCCACGGGCTCCAGGAGAGCGAGGGGACGAGGGTGAAGAGGCCGCC
This is a stretch of genomic DNA from Streptomyces sp. NBC_00536. It encodes these proteins:
- a CDS encoding hemolysin family protein — protein: MTTPLLLLVAAFALILANGFFVAAEFGLVTVERPEAERAAADGDKRARTVVKALRELSFQLSGTQLGITLTSLVVGMLAEPALAGLFTGPLTATGLPRGAVTGIAVLTGMLLASAVQMVVGELVPKNWAVSRPLQVARIVAGPQDVFSRAFRPVIAGLNAVANRLVRALGVEPADEMASARTPGELVSLVRHSAQAGALEQDTADLFVRTLSLGDLTAQHVMTPRVKVSALQHTATAADVLNLTRATGLSRFPVYRERIDEITGVVHLKDALAVPESERARTTVGRICVAPLLVPGSLPVQPLLERLRSEQPMAVVVDEYGGTAGVVTLEDIVEELVGEVRDEHDLAEDDTPELAAVPAEDGRPSWEADGSCRVHTLRRIGLEVPEGPYETVAGLVADLLGRIPAPGDRAELPGWKLSVRQVGRYRAERVRLVRTAEGATDDSATGADGRREMAVLR
- a CDS encoding PH domain-containing protein yields the protein MSESAAQPVLPALPVTFRPTRTRVVLLGVGLVMFVTISVIGMILPDLGGGERLSFVITAALFASVLVLLSRPKVVADDSGVTVVNLTTTRRLEWAQILRVNLRPGDPWVFLDLSDGTSLPALGIQPGVAKEQAIGDARALRALAENHGSGPLGG
- the hisG gene encoding ATP phosphoribosyltransferase; its protein translation is MLRIAVPNKGSLSGPASAMLHEAGYRMRKESKELVVVDPENEVEFFYLRPKDIAIYVSSGKLDIGITGRDLLLDSGASAEEILPLNFGRSTFRYATIPGTAKGPEDFTGMTIATSYEGIVAKHLAEKGIDASVVHLDGAVETAIQLGVAQIIADVVETGTSLRNAGLEVIGEPIMTSEAVVIRGSTTDPDDPQAQQFLRRLQGVLVARSYVMMDYDCRAEHLERAVALTPGLESPTVSPLHNEGWVAVRAMVPAKEAQRIMDDLYELGARAILTTSIHACRL
- a CDS encoding phosphoribosyl-ATP diphosphatase, yielding MANTPKTFEALFTELQLKAANGDPSTSRTAELVGKGVHAIGKKVVEEAAEVWMAAEYEGKEAAAEEISQLLYHVQVMMVARGISLDDVYAHL
- the ribH gene encoding 6,7-dimethyl-8-ribityllumazine synthase, yielding MSGKGAPELSVKNCGDLRVAVIAAQWHEKVMDGLVDGALRALHELGIDEPTLLRVPGSFELPVVAKVLAGRGYDAIVALGVVIRGGTPHFEYVCQGVTQGLVQVSLDTGVPVGFGVLTCDNDEQALDRAGLEGSNEDKGHEAVTAAVATAMTLRTVSEPWR
- a CDS encoding bifunctional 3,4-dihydroxy-2-butanone-4-phosphate synthase/GTP cyclohydrolase II; amino-acid sequence: MTLKPVPNESDTESFLLDPVEQAIRDIAAGRPVVVVDDENRENEGDLVIAAEMATPEIIAFMMSECRGLICAPMEGPELDRLELPQMVARNTESMQTAFTVSVDASAAHGVSTGISAADRATTLRLLASGASTADDFVRPGHVFPLRAKPGGVLVRNGHTEAAVDLARLAGLRPAGAIVEIAGEDGVMLRLPELIPFARKHGLTIISIEDLVAYRRSAEPTVRREAEVSLPTAFGHFTAYGYRSTVDGVEHIALVHGDIGDGRDVLTRMHSECLTGDIFQSQRCDCGPQLHASMERIKAEGRGVVVYLRGHEGRGIGLLAKLRAYELQERGRDTLDANLELGLPADARDYGAGAQMLADLGVRSTRLMTNNPQKAEALVRHGIEVVSREAMPTETGEHNLRYLRTKRDRMGHDLPWLDGVASVSACGNQ